GGTACTTTCCGCATCGTAAAGTATTGCAGGCTTTCCAAAACTCGGTGCTTCTCCCAATCTTGTATTTCTGTGCACAATGGTATCAAAAACCAGTTCGCCAAAGTGGCGCTTCACTTCAGATGCTACCTGATTGGACAAACGTAAACGTGTATCATACATGGTTAGTATAATGCCTTCAATTTCCAGATCCGGGTTTAATCGGCTTTGCACAATTTTAATTGTATTGAGCAATTTACCCAATCCTTCCAGTGCAAAATATTCGCATTGAACGGGAATGACAACACTATCTGCAGCTGAAAGTGCATTCACGGTAATCAAGCCCAGAGATGGAGAACAGTCTATTACGATATAGTCGTAATCGTCTTTCAGGGCTTCAATTGCCGTTTTCATAATCATTTCCCTGTTGGGCTGATTAATCAGCTCTATTTCCGCCCCTACCAAATCTAAATGAGCAGGCAGCAGATGCAGGTGCGGGGTTTCTGTTTCAAGTATTATATCTCTTGGATCTGATTCATTGACCAGTATATCATAAACACTGGCTTTAATGTTTTTGGGATCAAAGCCAATACCCGAAGTACTGTTTGCCTGCGGATCCGCATCAATCAAAAGTGTTTTGTATTCCAACACTGCAAAACTCGCTGCCAGATTTATGGCTGAAGTAGTTTTGCCCACTCCCCCTTTCTGATTTGCTAAAGTTATTATTCTTGCCATCACATATTATTCTGGAAATAAAAAAATAAGTGTCAATAAATCAGAACCTTTAATTTTCAATTTAAGGACAAAGGAATTATCGACCCTCCTGACTATTTAGTACTTAGCATTGCTACCTTTAAAATAAATATCCCGATAGATTTGCTTACTAAATTCGCAGGGAAGTATGAAGATACGGATAATGCTAAAAATCTGATAGGGAGCAGCAGGCTTTTATAAACAATGCGCTGTTAATAAGCACTTCAAATTGCCAACATAATAGGGTAATTTTGTTGAAAATCTAAAATAAATATTTTTGCACTAATGACCACTCTCATTTCTGCTACCAATCGTCCTGGAAGTATGACCCTTTTGGTAGCCCAAACATATAAAAAAATACTTGATAAAAAAGGCTACCCCGTAACGCTTTGCAATCTTGAGGATTTACCTGTAGATGCCTTACACAGTGCTATGTATGGCAACCCAAGCACCGCATTTGATGTTTTTCAAAACAAATACCTGATTCCTGCCGATAAATTCCTGATCATAGCACCCGAATACAATGGTGGTTTTCCCGGAATTTTAAAACTGATGATCGATGCCAGTGATATTCCCAATGCCTATCACGGTAAAAAAGTAGCCTTAACGGGCGTGTCTTCAGGAAGAGCGGGAAACTTGCGTGGAATGGAGCACCTTACCGGTATTTTCAATTACCTGCAAATGCAGGTGATGTATAATAAACTACCTATCTCAAAAATAGAAACCCTTATCGATAAAGAAGGATTTCTTGCAGATATGGAAACCTTAAAAGCCATAGACAAACAATGCGATCAATTTATAAAATTTTAAGCTTCTGCTTGCTCTTATTGCTGCTCTCTGCCTGCAATCCAAATGAAAAGAAAGAACTGGGCAGCGTTTTTCGTTTCAATATTTCTTCGGCAATAAACTCCCTTGATCCTGCATTTGCAAAAGACCAGGCTTCTATTTGGTTGGTCTATCAAATGTACAACGGGCTAATTACGCTCGATAATGAATTGAATGTAAAACCCGCCCTGGCTAAATCCTGGGAAATCAGTGAAGATGGACTGCACTATACTTTTCACCTGAGAACGGATGTGCATTTCCACAAAAATGATCTCATTGCCAAAGAACGCACATTAAAAGCTTCAGATGTAGTTTATAGTTTTCAGCGCATTATTGATCCAAAAGTAGCTTCTCCAGGCTCATGGATTTTTAATGATAAACTTGCTGAAAACAAACCTTTTAAAGCTCTGAACGACAGCACTTTTCAGCTTAGCTTAAACAGCCCTTTCGGGCCAATGCTCTCCCTGCTATCAATGCCTTATTGCTTTGTGCTGCCTGAAGAAGTGGTGGCGCATTACAAAAGTGATTTCAGGAAAAATCCGGTGGGGACAGGTCCTTTTCAATTAAAAGTATGGAAGGAAGGGCAGGTCATTATCCTGGAAAAAAATCAGGATTATTTCGAAGAAGGATTGCCAAAATTAGATGCCGTAAGGGTAAGTTTTATTGAAAGCAAAGAAACCGAATACCTCAAATTTATCCAGGGAGATATTGATTTTATGAGCGGTATTGACCCCGCTTATATTGATGAATTGCTGGATAAAGAAGGTAAATTAAAAGCCGAATGGAACGGTAAAATTGAATTGCTAAAGGCACCATATCTCAATACGGAATACCTTGGCATTTTACAAAGTACAGACAATACGGCACTCAATAAGAAAGCCATTCGACAGGCCATCAATTACGGTTTTGATCGCAGGCAAATGATCCGTTTTCTGCGCAATAATATCGGTATTCCGGCAGAACAAGGTTTTATCCCATTTGGCTTGCCCGGTTTCAATCCGCAAGCAGATTATGGCTATTCCTATAATCCGGATAAAGCAAGACAATTGATCAAACAATCGGGCTACAGCGGGGAAAAAATAAAACTGCTGACCAACTCGAGCTATGAAGATATCGGCACCTATATCGTGCGCCAGTTGAATGAAATTGGGCTGAACATTGAAATGGATATTGTTCCCCCGGCTTTTCAGCGGGAAATGATGGCCAAAGGGGATGCAGATTTTTTCCGTGGCTCCTGGATTGCCGATTATCCCGATGCTGAAAATTACCTGGCACTATTTTATGGCCCGCTTGGAGCACCACCCAATTACACCAATTATTCCAATCCTGTTTATGACAAACTGTACGAAGCTGCTTTGAAAGAAAACAATGAAGCCGAACGCTTAAAACTCTATCGCAATATGGACAGCCTTATAATGAAAGATGCGGTAGTTGTTCCTCTTTATTATGACCAGGTTTTGCGTTTTGTGCAAAAAAATATCAGTGGATTAAATCCCAATCCCATTAATCTTTTAGTTTTGAAAAATGTTAGTATTCAGAAACCAATAAAAACAGACGAATGAGTTTGATAAAAGCAGATGATGCTCAATTTAGCGAAGCATTAAAATCCAATGAAAAAGTAATTGTGAAATTCTATGCTGACTGGTGCGGCTCATGCCGGCTGATGGCTCCCAAATACAAAAGACTTGCCGAAAATGAAGCTTATAGCGATGTGGCTTTTCTGGATGTAAATGCTGAACACAGCCCTGGAGCCAGGAAAGCTGCCGGAGTGGATAACCTGCCCTTTTTTGCAGCATTTAAAAATGGTGAACTGGTGGAAGGTTCCTCTGCCGGAAAAATTGATTTTGTAGAAAAACTGATTGAAAAAGTAAGCTGATAATTATGAAGATCCCTGTAATAAAAAAGCTGGTAGAACAATACGATGTCAACACCCTGATGGCTGCTGAAGAAGCCATTATAGAAGAAGATACCCCCGCAATACAAATTGAAGGCAATGATGAAGGAGAGCAATTGACCCACGTGCTGGCCGCCATTTGGATATTAGAGGATATGAAAAATAAGGGCCATGATTTTAAAACTGCGCTGCGCGCCTATTCACAAAAGGTCAGGAATTCTATTTCTTAGAGTTTTTTAGACATCAAGCTTGAGTTGTCTTCCGGAGATGCCTGAAAAAATACACAACGATCCCCCAGGAACTCAGAACACAAGCCTTGCAAATGGGGGCGATATTTTAAGTTATGTTTTACCTAATAGTGGGTAGTCTATTGCATTCAGCATGAGTTATTGAAATAACAGTACTGTCCGATAAAAATCTAAAATAGCAAAAAAGCACTGTCAGGCCTTCGGCTTCAAGGATCAGGTTTCCTATGCAAATTCAGAAAATTTAATTTTTTCTATTGGGTTTGTATATGGGTATAGCCTGTAAAATACAAACGGCTGAATCTTTTAAGTAACCCGGAGTCCATTTGGGCATTTTTGCAAATTGATTTTCAATGGCTTCTGCACATAAATCTTTGAAACCTACAGCTTCTATAGCTGTTGCTTTACCTTCTTTATTGATGATAAATTTTACATATTCCAGATCATGAACCGTACAATTCTCCGGATATTCCAGGTCTCTGATAAAGTGGGAAAAGGCAATATCCCCACCGGGAAATTGTGGCATGGAATCAACTATATTGTAAATTTTCCCGCAGTCATTATCTGATGTGATTTGGGACTGCAATTGAAGACCAAAAAACAATATTACAATAATTGAAAAGAGCCTGATCATAGGAAATTAATGGTTGAACTCAGTGTATTTTAACAAAATGCTCAACCGCTGAGCCATAGTCATTTGAAAGGTGTAACAAATAGGAGCCTGTTTGAAGTGCCCTGGTGTTGACCTGGCATGAATTAGCACCCTCTGAAATTTCGTCTTCAAATATTATGCGTCCCATTAGGTCATAAACCTGAAGGTGCATTTCTTGCTTAAGTTCTTGTTCAAACTCAATTTGCAATTGTTCATTAACAGGATTGGGGAATGCTACAAAACCAATGTCTCCAGATTCAAGTAATTCAACTGAAGTCGTGTCATTATCTGTTGCAGTGGTATCTTCATAAGTCCACAACTGCTCCCCGGCAAAATTAAAATCAGCATCGAAAAACAACTTGCCCTGAAATTCAACAAACCCCGAAGGATTGTCGAATGGATCATTATTAGGGGCTATGGGAGGCATTATGATTTCAGTACCCGCTTCTGTCCCATCTGAAACCCACATTTTGCGGCCATTTCCATCATTGGCCTGGAAATACAATTTGTCCTTGTAAACAATTGGCCAGGCAGGGAATGCATCACCGGAAGGATTCAGGTCTTTGAGCATTTGTGTTCCTGCTGTGGTACCATCGCTAAACCAATACTCCTGTTCGTGGGTGCCGTCATCTGCTCTGAAATAGAGCTTATCCCCGTATTCAACAAACCAACCCTGGATTGTTGAAGAACCCGAGGTATTGATGTTTTTAAGCATTTGGGTACCACTTGATGTGCCATCACTTATCCAGAGCTCATCTCCATTTGTACCGTCATTGGCAGAAAAGTAAAGTTTATCCTTAAATACAAACGGATAATTAAAATCACATGACCCTGCACCTGGGTTAATATCTTTGAACAATTGGGTGCCCGCTGTTGTACCATCACTTACCCAAAGCTCTTTACCATTCACACCATCATCTGCGTTGAAATATAATTTATTGTCATAAACAATAAAATCAGCAGGACTACTGTTGCCTGCACCCGGGTTGATGTCTTTGATCATTTGCGTTCCGGCAGAAGTGCCGTCTGTTGACCAAAATTCATCACCACTGGAGCTAATGGCAGAAAAATAAACCTTGCCATTGAATTCAGTAAAGTTAAAAGGAAGAGAGCTGCCTATACCCGGGGATATGTCTTTGATCATTTTAGTGCCGACAGTAGTGCCGTCAGATCCCCACAATTCTTTACCATTGGTGCCTTCATTTGCAGCAAACAACAACAGATCCAATGCAGGTGCAAAATGACTGATTTCCCCGGCTATAGCACCGGGATTGATATCTTTCAACAATTGTGTACCCGCTTCAGTACCATCACTGATCCACAGCTCTGCTCCAATACTTCCGTTGTTGGCTGAAAAGAACAAAGTATTGTTAACAGATGCTATATTACTTATAGATGAACCAAACATACCGGGATTGATATCCTTGAGCATCATGGTTCCCGATTCGGTACCGTCCGTTACCCATAATTCATTTCCATGGGAAGTATCGGTTGCTGTAAAGAAAAGCTTGCCTGATGACAAGGTGAAATTTTCAATACCGGCACTGCCGTTCTGGTTGATTACTTTTAAAAGATTGAAATGTTGAGCTCTTAAACTGCTGCAGCAGCAAATCATCAAAATAAATAAGCTGTATTTTGCGGTCATGTCAGAAGATTTTGTATTACAATTTAAAAAATTATAACTGAACTACACAAAATCTTGATGTGAAAGGGTTTTTCTGTTCTGTGTGGGTGCTGCTGGATTAAAAATTTTGAAAGGCCCGGGCTTTTAGCTCGATCTCCCTTTTTGACAAGCCGTAATTTTTAGCAACAACTTTCCATTCAGACACCGCATTTTTCACTTCTTTTATTATTGAAAGGGCTTTTTTCTCTGGTAAGCGAAAATATTCATGTACTTGCATGGCAAGCTCCAGACTTAAGGCATTGTCATTTTCGGAAATGTTAATATTAATTGATTTTTTTTGGAGCCCTTTTCCTTGTAATCAAATCTATATCCTGCAATTTCCTGCCCAACTCATCGTCTTTTGCCAAAAGCAAAAAATCTTTCTCAAGACCAAGAACTTTTAGCACGCTCAGGTAATACCCGATACTCACTCCGCGATTTCCCTTTTCTATTTTCACAAGTGTAGAGCGCCCCATACCGGCACGTTCAGCAACTTGAGCACTACTGAGCCTTCTCCTCAACCTTGCCAGCTTAATATTTTCGCCAAGCTCGGTTAGTATCCTTTGTGTTTTAGGTAATAATATTGGACTTTTATTTGCCATAATGTCTCTTTATAAATACAAATATACCCATTTTGTATCAATAATGACACATTAATTTCTAAAATCACAATCAACAATCCAATAGATCATGACCCATTGAAAACCAAAAAGCCCTCCAGTTTCCTGAAAGGCTTTTCTATTGTGTGTGGGCACTTGCTGGATTCCCTGCTCCAATGGGTCATGACCCATTGGATTAACAAAAAAAGGCTCCAGAAATAAATCTGAAGCCTTTATCCGTGGGCCCTGCTGGATTCCCCGCCCGAACGCCTTCAGGCGGGCGGGGAACCTGCGACCTCCCGCTTGTCAATAAAAAAGCCCTCCAAAATCTGAAAGGCTTTTCCATTCTATGTGGGCACTGCTGGATTCGAACCAGCGACCCCCTGCTTGTAAGGCAGGTGCTCTAAACCAACTGAGCTAAGCGCCCTGCTTAATTGCGACTGCAAATCTAAATGAGTTCGACTTATTTACCAACAAAAAAATGAAATTACTGGCATTTATTTTTTAAAATCGCATAAGCGCATTCAAATTATAGCGTTATTAGCCCTTGTATATGATCCTGCGCATCTTCAAATATTTTCTCTGGCTCCTCTCCTTTCTTTTGATCGCTGGCTTTGCTATCTATCTGCTTTTCAACAGTTTTTTTATGGATACGCTCAAAACACAGGTCATCAACACGCTGAATGAAGAGTTGCAAACACCGATATCGGTTGAGGGGCGTGTTAACCTCAACTGGTGGACTCATTTTCCTCGCTTGAGTATAGAACTGAATCAATTGCAAGCTCTGGAAAGTATTGAGAATAGTGAAGCAGTTTTGCTCAAAGCAGACAAGGTGTTTTTGATGCTCAATCTTCAAAAGCTTTGGCGACAGGAATGGGAAATTGAGCAGCTCGCCATTGCACACGGTCAACTTTCAATGCACAAAGACAAAACCGGGCTGATCAATTACCGCTTTTTAAAAGAGAAAAGCGACACCATACAGGGTGAAGCAAAAGGCATTAGCCTGAAAATTGCTGCCGCTCAGCTCAAAGACATACAGTTCACCTACATTGATGACAAAAGCAATGTCAATCTGAATTGTCATGTTCAAAATCTTAAACTCTCGGGAGACTTCAGTGCCGATTCCATTGCGCTAAAGTTGGAAACGCAGTTCCATGCGGGACAAATCGACATCAAAGAAACGCGCTATATTGATGACCAACAAATCAGGCTCAGCGGTACTTTTACACTTTTCCCAAAGGAAGAACGCTACAACTTTTATGAAATGCAACTGAGCATTGGCGATAATCCCTTTCTGCTCAATGGGGAAATAGATCAGCGCAAATACAGCACTTACTACAATCTTAAGATTTTAGGCCAGGATTTACAAGTCAATGATTTTCTTAAAATTCTACCAGAACGATTTGCAGAATGGGCTCCAAAATTCGAAGCAGAGGGAAAGTTCTTGTTTG
Above is a genomic segment from Chitinophagales bacterium containing:
- a CDS encoding thioredoxin family protein; the protein is MSLIKADDAQFSEALKSNEKVIVKFYADWCGSCRLMAPKYKRLAENEAYSDVAFLDVNAEHSPGARKAAGVDNLPFFAAFKNGELVEGSSAGKIDFVEKLIEKVS
- a CDS encoding NAD(P)H-dependent oxidoreductase → MTTLISATNRPGSMTLLVAQTYKKILDKKGYPVTLCNLEDLPVDALHSAMYGNPSTAFDVFQNKYLIPADKFLIIAPEYNGGFPGILKLMIDASDIPNAYHGKKVALTGVSSGRAGNLRGMEHLTGIFNYLQMQVMYNKLPISKIETLIDKEGFLADMETLKAIDKQCDQFIKF
- a CDS encoding ABC transporter substrate-binding protein is translated as MRSIYKILSFCLLLLLLSACNPNEKKELGSVFRFNISSAINSLDPAFAKDQASIWLVYQMYNGLITLDNELNVKPALAKSWEISEDGLHYTFHLRTDVHFHKNDLIAKERTLKASDVVYSFQRIIDPKVASPGSWIFNDKLAENKPFKALNDSTFQLSLNSPFGPMLSLLSMPYCFVLPEEVVAHYKSDFRKNPVGTGPFQLKVWKEGQVIILEKNQDYFEEGLPKLDAVRVSFIESKETEYLKFIQGDIDFMSGIDPAYIDELLDKEGKLKAEWNGKIELLKAPYLNTEYLGILQSTDNTALNKKAIRQAINYGFDRRQMIRFLRNNIGIPAEQGFIPFGLPGFNPQADYGYSYNPDKARQLIKQSGYSGEKIKLLTNSSYEDIGTYIVRQLNEIGLNIEMDIVPPAFQREMMAKGDADFFRGSWIADYPDAENYLALFYGPLGAPPNYTNYSNPVYDKLYEAALKENNEAERLKLYRNMDSLIMKDAVVVPLYYDQVLRFVQKNISGLNPNPINLLVLKNVSIQKPIKTDE
- a CDS encoding AAA family ATPase, yielding MARIITLANQKGGVGKTTSAINLAASFAVLEYKTLLIDADPQANSTSGIGFDPKNIKASVYDILVNESDPRDIILETETPHLHLLPAHLDLVGAEIELINQPNREMIMKTAIEALKDDYDYIVIDCSPSLGLITVNALSAADSVVIPVQCEYFALEGLGKLLNTIKIVQSRLNPDLEIEGIILTMYDTRLRLSNQVASEVKRHFGELVFDTIVHRNTRLGEAPSFGKPAILYDAESTGAVNYLNLAREILQKNNDTKMDSGDKILDFKK
- a CDS encoding helix-turn-helix transcriptional regulator, yielding MANKSPILLPKTQRILTELGENIKLARLRRRLSSAQVAERAGMGRSTLVKIEKGNRGVSIGYYLSVLKVLGLEKDFLLLAKDDELGRKLQDIDLITRKRAPKKIN
- a CDS encoding ELWxxDGT repeat protein translates to MTAKYSLFILMICCCSSLRAQHFNLLKVINQNGSAGIENFTLSSGKLFFTATDTSHGNELWVTDGTESGTMMLKDINPGMFGSSISNIASVNNTLFFSANNGSIGAELWISDGTEAGTQLLKDINPGAIAGEISHFAPALDLLLFAANEGTNGKELWGSDGTTVGTKMIKDISPGIGSSLPFNFTEFNGKVYFSAISSSGDEFWSTDGTSAGTQMIKDINPGAGNSSPADFIVYDNKLYFNADDGVNGKELWVSDGTTAGTQLFKDINPGAGSCDFNYPFVFKDKLYFSANDGTNGDELWISDGTSSGTQMLKNINTSGSSTIQGWFVEYGDKLYFRADDGTHEQEYWFSDGTTAGTQMLKDLNPSGDAFPAWPIVYKDKLYFQANDGNGRKMWVSDGTEAGTEIIMPPIAPNNDPFDNPSGFVEFQGKLFFDADFNFAGEQLWTYEDTTATDNDTTSVELLESGDIGFVAFPNPVNEQLQIEFEQELKQEMHLQVYDLMGRIIFEDEISEGANSCQVNTRALQTGSYLLHLSNDYGSAVEHFVKIH